A region of Malaciobacter marinus DNA encodes the following proteins:
- a CDS encoding F0F1 ATP synthase subunit C, with amino-acid sequence MKKIVLLMLAIAGAAFAADGAVANETLKAYSVVAAGIGLGLAALGGAIGMGNTAAATIAGTARNPGLGGKLMTTMFIALAMIEAQVIYALVIAMIALYANPFLG; translated from the coding sequence ATGAAAAAAATCGTTCTTTTAATGCTAGCTATTGCTGGTGCTGCATTCGCTGCTGATGGTGCAGTTGCAAACGAAACTTTAAAAGCTTACTCTGTAGTAGCTGCTGGGATTGGACTTGGTCTTGCTGCATTAGGTGGTGCTATTGGTATGGGTAACACTGCTGCTGCAACAATTGCTGGTACTGCTAGAAACCCAGGTTTAGGTGGAAAATTAATGACTACAATGTTCATTGCATTAGCGATGATCGAAGCACAAGTTATTTATGCATTAGTAATTGCTATGATTGCTTTATATGCAAACCCATTCTTAGGATAA
- a CDS encoding imelysin family protein, with protein MTFTKTKVLVASLSLAATLALTGCATSQVNASNNQVTAQELLTSYSNIALANYNDALKDAKQLDKAINDFANNPTQVNLDIAKAAWLKSRESYGQTEIFRLSNGPIDAEEGWVAEAYGALEGQINAWPLDENMIDYTTDANNKRTSGNIIDTKGEFNPGGEESTVVNVKDITVDALTALNENGGEANVSTGYHAIEFLLWGQDQDYSNFVKDSITNGALVAGQRPLSDFTSDKDSKRRLDYLKASSEKIVSDLQTVTSAWKKEINGNTGLYQAALLGKLKGENASKNIDEKTALRQIFAGMGVFVKSELANERIAVAVLTPSEEDEHSCFSDNTHRDIVANYKGFKNVLMGTYNGMSYGKAPINMLDNETKDRILNLMASIEDKIANIDAIAKTSRHFDYQIRPNDPQAKVIVKLKNQLRKLGDEMVNVAKANGVELSNDDVTDPEETKI; from the coding sequence ATGACATTTACAAAAACAAAAGTTCTTGTAGCTTCTCTTTCACTTGCTGCTACACTTGCACTTACAGGTTGTGCAACTTCACAAGTTAATGCAAGCAATAATCAAGTAACTGCCCAAGAGTTATTAACTTCTTATTCAAATATTGCTTTAGCTAATTATAATGATGCCTTAAAAGATGCAAAACAATTAGATAAAGCAATAAATGATTTTGCTAATAACCCAACACAAGTAAATCTCGATATTGCAAAAGCAGCTTGGTTAAAATCAAGAGAATCATATGGTCAAACTGAAATCTTTAGACTTTCAAATGGTCCAATTGATGCAGAAGAGGGTTGGGTAGCAGAAGCTTATGGTGCTTTAGAAGGACAAATAAATGCTTGGCCACTTGATGAAAATATGATTGATTATACAACAGATGCAAATAATAAAAGAACATCTGGAAATATTATTGATACAAAAGGTGAATTTAATCCAGGTGGTGAAGAAAGCACAGTTGTAAATGTAAAAGATATTACTGTAGATGCATTAACTGCACTTAATGAAAATGGTGGTGAAGCAAATGTAAGTACAGGTTATCACGCTATTGAATTTTTATTATGGGGACAAGACCAAGATTACTCTAACTTTGTAAAAGATTCAATTACAAATGGAGCATTAGTAGCTGGGCAAAGACCTTTAAGTGACTTTACATCTGATAAAGATTCTAAAAGAAGACTTGACTATTTAAAAGCTTCTAGTGAAAAAATTGTTTCTGATTTACAAACTGTAACATCTGCTTGGAAAAAAGAGATAAATGGAAATACAGGTTTATATCAAGCTGCACTTTTAGGAAAACTTAAAGGTGAAAATGCATCTAAAAATATTGATGAAAAAACAGCATTAAGACAAATCTTTGCTGGTATGGGTGTATTTGTTAAATCAGAACTTGCAAATGAAAGAATTGCAGTTGCTGTATTAACTCCAAGTGAAGAAGACGAACACTCTTGCTTCTCTGATAATACACACAGAGATATTGTTGCAAACTATAAAGGTTTCAAAAATGTATTAATGGGAACATATAATGGAATGTCATATGGTAAAGCTCCAATTAATATGTTAGATAATGAAACTAAAGATAGAATTTTAAATCTTATGGCTTCAATTGAAGATAAAATTGCAAACATAGATGCAATTGCAAAAACTTCAAGACACTTTGATTATCAAATTAGACCAAATGACCCACAAGCAAAAGTTATAGTAAAACTTAAAAATCAACTAAGAAAACTTGGTGATGAGATGGTTAATGTAGCTAAGGCAAATGGTGTTGAATTATCAAATGATGATGTTACAGATCCAGAAGAAACAAAAATTTAA
- a CDS encoding di-heme oxidoredictase family protein → MLNYQMMMLQIQKKQKFNFSVKKVVLLKSLVALFATGLFAVNNASDIYTEKLNKNSIFKPIKGLNNKQYDQYILGKSFFRIPWVESPSATTARDGLGPLYNANTCISCHPANGRGTLYKKNSNNLSRALVVRLSIASNNTQEHKKYMQKNGFVPEPNYGAQLSINGVHGVMFEGRPNLKFEEVKVTFPDKEVETLLKPTYLLEDLNYGKLHKNAVISFRLAPTLMGMGLIELISDEAILANEDIDDKNSDGISGKANKVYSPKTNKIELGRYTWKASAATVVEQVAGAMHNDMGLTTPFYPQENCTKTQKKCNEAPKDMRYEFDVPQNRLDAVEFYLSNLRVYKPKEDEEFKKGLELFKKVGCASCHISSFETKIGTIRPYSDFLLHDMGEELADGRVEFKATGSEFRTPLLWGLALHEKINGVKPRLLHDGRARTFQEAILWHGGEASKVKQTYMNLPKEKREELIKFLGKL, encoded by the coding sequence GTGTTGAATTATCAAATGATGATGTTACAGATCCAGAAGAAACAAAAATTTAATTTTTCTGTAAAAAAAGTAGTATTATTAAAAAGTCTTGTAGCACTATTTGCTACGGGACTTTTTGCCGTTAATAATGCGTCTGATATTTACACTGAAAAATTAAATAAAAATAGTATATTTAAGCCAATAAAAGGGTTAAATAATAAACAGTATGATCAATATATCTTAGGAAAAAGTTTTTTTAGAATTCCTTGGGTTGAATCACCAAGTGCTACAACTGCAAGAGATGGTCTAGGGCCTTTATATAATGCAAACACATGTATTTCCTGTCATCCTGCAAATGGTCGAGGAACTTTATATAAAAAAAATAGTAATAATCTTTCAAGAGCTTTAGTTGTAAGACTTTCTATTGCTTCTAATAATACTCAAGAACATAAAAAGTATATGCAAAAGAATGGTTTTGTTCCTGAACCAAACTATGGAGCACAATTATCAATAAATGGTGTACATGGTGTAATGTTTGAGGGAAGACCTAATTTAAAGTTTGAAGAAGTAAAAGTTACTTTTCCTGATAAAGAAGTTGAAACTTTATTAAAACCTACTTATCTTTTAGAAGATTTAAACTATGGAAAACTTCATAAAAATGCAGTCATATCTTTTAGACTTGCTCCAACACTTATGGGAATGGGATTAATTGAACTAATATCAGATGAAGCAATTTTAGCAAATGAAGATATTGATGATAAAAATAGTGATGGTATTTCAGGAAAAGCAAATAAAGTATATTCTCCTAAAACAAACAAGATTGAGTTAGGAAGATATACTTGGAAAGCAAGTGCTGCAACAGTTGTCGAACAAGTTGCTGGTGCAATGCACAATGATATGGGGCTTACAACGCCTTTTTATCCACAAGAAAATTGTACAAAAACACAAAAAAAGTGTAATGAAGCACCAAAAGATATGAGATATGAGTTTGATGTTCCTCAAAATAGACTAGATGCGGTTGAGTTTTATTTGTCGAATCTAAGGGTTTATAAACCAAAAGAAGATGAAGAGTTCAAAAAAGGTCTAGAACTATTTAAAAAAGTTGGATGTGCATCTTGTCATATTAGCAGTTTTGAAACAAAAATAGGAACAATTAGACCATACTCTGATTTTTTACTTCATGATATGGGTGAAGAGTTAGCTGATGGAAGAGTTGAGTTTAAAGCAACAGGAAGTGAGTTTAGAACACCTTTACTTTGGGGATTGGCACTACATGAAAAAATCAATGGTGTAAAGCCAAGACTTTTACATGATGGAAGAGCAAGAACTTTTCAAGAAGCTATTTTATGGCATGGTGGTGAGGCTTCTAAAGTTAAACAAACATATATGAACTTACCAAAAGAAAAAAGAGAAGAATTAATTAAATTTTTAGGAAAATTATAA